The following are encoded together in the Anaerostipes caccae L1-92 genome:
- a CDS encoding alpha/beta hydrolase yields the protein MKRELYIKSEVDRHRLHVLILAPENQPRAVVQICHGMSEHKERYLPFMEYLQNRGYAAVIHDHRGHGKSIEREDDLGYFYDTSGRAVVEDAHQVTEWIKMEFPGLPVHLFGHSMGSLIVRCYLKKYDWELSSLTVCGSPSKNPLAKPAAGMAKIACRICGDRKKGLFFHKLAFGAFNKQLRDGESLNGWISYDKDNVRKYDEEPLDGFVFTNNGFLNLFHLMDETYSRRGWEKKKTDLPILFIAGEDDPCIISQKQFWNAVSFLKELGYADTKGKLYPGCRHEILNESCSGQIYKEILGFIE from the coding sequence ATGAAGAGAGAATTGTATATAAAATCAGAAGTAGACCGTCATCGTCTCCATGTTTTAATACTGGCACCAGAAAATCAGCCCAGGGCAGTGGTTCAGATCTGCCATGGGATGAGTGAGCACAAGGAACGCTATCTTCCTTTTATGGAATATTTGCAAAACCGGGGCTATGCCGCAGTGATCCATGACCACAGAGGACATGGTAAGAGCATAGAAAGAGAAGACGATCTTGGATATTTTTACGACACCTCCGGACGGGCCGTTGTGGAGGATGCCCATCAGGTTACGGAGTGGATCAAAATGGAGTTCCCCGGCCTGCCTGTCCATTTATTTGGGCACAGTATGGGGTCTTTGATTGTGCGGTGCTATTTGAAAAAGTATGACTGGGAGCTGAGTTCGCTGACCGTATGCGGAAGTCCCAGTAAAAATCCTCTGGCAAAACCAGCCGCAGGGATGGCAAAGATTGCATGCAGAATCTGCGGAGACCGGAAGAAAGGCTTGTTTTTTCACAAACTGGCATTCGGAGCCTTCAATAAGCAGCTCAGGGACGGAGAATCATTAAACGGCTGGATCAGTTACGATAAAGATAACGTCAGGAAGTACGATGAAGAACCGCTGGACGGGTTTGTCTTTACAAACAACGGATTTTTAAATCTGTTTCATCTGATGGATGAGACATACAGCCGGAGAGGATGGGAGAAGAAAAAGACAGATCTGCCGATTCTGTTTATCGCAGGAGAAGATGATCCGTGTATCATATCCCAAAAACAATTCTGGAATGCTGTCTCTTTTTTAAAGGAGCTTGGGTATGCAGACACAAAAGGGAAACTATATCCCGGATGCAGACACGAAATCTTGAACGAATCATGTTCCGGCCAGATATATAAGGAAATACTCGGATTTATCGAATAA
- a CDS encoding DUF6612 family protein — protein MKRLKRVLALTLAAVMLFTLGGCKKKTPEEVLEAATKKMSKVTSADMSGNIKMKMSSTSSTSSSLEMNMGLKMKATDMTSEDMKMDMDMTMGIAGQDLNFKAYYTDGYYYINYSGQKQKQKMDFAAMQKQMENTAGQFNTNAKNYKGLKMDKKGDNYVISFKLKEKALNDYVNKIMGQMNSTGVAGAGTNYADQVKFESMSGTMTVNKDSEITAQKINMVVSSKEDTKLKVKMILDFKYHNIGKDVKVTLPDDLDTYKEAPAASTTAPAATTAQ, from the coding sequence ATGAAGAGATTAAAAAGAGTTCTGGCACTTACTTTGGCTGCCGTGATGCTTTTTACACTGGGAGGATGTAAGAAGAAAACTCCCGAGGAAGTATTGGAAGCTGCCACGAAGAAGATGAGCAAAGTAACATCTGCCGATATGAGCGGAAACATCAAGATGAAAATGAGCAGTACATCATCCACCAGTTCCAGCCTTGAGATGAACATGGGACTCAAGATGAAAGCTACCGATATGACATCCGAGGACATGAAAATGGATATGGACATGACCATGGGCATAGCCGGACAGGATCTGAACTTTAAGGCTTATTACACCGACGGTTACTATTATATAAACTATTCCGGTCAGAAGCAGAAACAAAAGATGGATTTTGCTGCCATGCAGAAACAGATGGAAAACACTGCCGGACAGTTCAACACAAACGCCAAAAACTACAAAGGTCTGAAGATGGATAAGAAAGGAGACAACTATGTCATCTCCTTTAAATTAAAAGAAAAAGCCCTGAATGACTATGTCAATAAGATCATGGGACAGATGAATTCCACAGGAGTCGCAGGTGCCGGCACCAATTATGCGGACCAGGTAAAATTTGAATCTATGTCCGGTACCATGACCGTCAATAAAGACTCAGAGATCACCGCACAGAAGATCAACATGGTTGTTTCAAGCAAAGAAGATACGAAACTTAAAGTCAAGATGATCCTGGACTTTAAGTACCACAACATCGGAAAAGATGTGAAAGTAACACTTCCTGATGACCTTGATACTTATAAGGAAGCTCCTGCTGCTTCCACCACAGCACCTGCCGCAACAACAGCACAGTAA
- a CDS encoding citrate/2-methylcitrate synthase — protein MIKNMPNKFSEITPEIEELAKKCEKKIDPTLFEKYDVKRGLRKQSGEGVLAGLTDISTIMSYMVEDREIVPCDGKLYYHGIDIEDIVQGFIKEERYGFEETVYLLLFGELPNEEQLQDLKQLLAEYRQLPTNFVRDIIMKAPSRDMMNTLARSVLTLFSYDDNASDTSIPNVLRQSLQLIALFPVLAVYGYQAYSHYEKGESLVIHPPQENLSTAENILYLLRPDSKYTKLEAKILDLALVLHAEHGGGNNSTFTTHVVSSSGTDTYSSVAAALCSLKGPKHGGANIKVVQMFADIKEHVKDWTDEKELKEYLTRIVRKEAFDQSGLIYGMGHAVYSISDPRSKVLSYFVEGLSKEKGKEKEYALYTNVEKLAKQVIAEERRIYKGVSANIDFYSGFIYSMLDLPYELYTPLFAIARIAGWSAHRMEELVNGGRIIRPAYKGVAGHKTYTPIKER, from the coding sequence ATGATAAAAAATATGCCGAATAAGTTTTCTGAAATTACACCCGAAATTGAAGAACTGGCAAAAAAGTGTGAGAAGAAAATCGATCCCACTCTTTTTGAAAAGTATGACGTGAAAAGAGGACTGCGGAAACAGAGCGGAGAGGGTGTACTGGCAGGACTGACTGATATTTCGACGATCATGTCCTATATGGTCGAGGACAGAGAGATTGTTCCATGTGATGGAAAATTATACTATCACGGAATTGACATTGAAGATATTGTCCAGGGATTTATCAAAGAAGAGCGGTATGGATTCGAGGAAACAGTTTATCTTCTCTTATTCGGGGAACTGCCCAATGAGGAACAGCTTCAGGATTTAAAACAGCTCCTGGCGGAATACCGTCAGCTTCCGACAAATTTTGTCCGGGACATTATCATGAAGGCTCCGAGCCGGGATATGATGAATACGCTGGCGAGAAGTGTGCTTACGTTATTTTCTTACGATGATAACGCCAGTGATACTTCTATACCGAATGTGCTCAGGCAGTCACTTCAGCTGATTGCACTTTTCCCTGTGCTGGCGGTTTACGGATATCAGGCATACAGCCACTACGAAAAAGGAGAAAGCCTGGTGATCCATCCGCCTCAAGAGAATCTGTCCACGGCGGAAAATATTCTGTACCTGTTAAGGCCGGACAGCAAGTATACAAAACTGGAGGCAAAAATCCTGGATCTTGCTCTGGTTCTCCATGCGGAGCACGGCGGCGGAAACAACTCGACTTTCACGACTCACGTGGTTTCCTCTTCGGGAACAGATACATATTCTTCTGTGGCAGCGGCACTGTGTTCTTTAAAGGGACCGAAACATGGGGGAGCAAACATCAAGGTTGTTCAGATGTTTGCTGATATCAAAGAACATGTAAAGGACTGGACGGATGAGAAGGAACTGAAAGAATACCTGACCAGGATCGTGAGGAAAGAGGCCTTTGATCAGTCCGGACTGATCTATGGAATGGGGCATGCGGTTTATTCTATTTCCGATCCGCGGTCAAAGGTATTAAGTTACTTTGTAGAGGGACTCTCAAAAGAAAAGGGAAAAGAAAAGGAATATGCTTTATATACCAATGTAGAAAAGCTGGCAAAACAAGTCATCGCCGAAGAGCGAAGAATCTATAAAGGCGTCAGCGCAAATATCGACTTTTACAGCGGTTTTATTTACAGTATGCTGGATCTTCCTTACGAGCTGTATACTCCGCTGTTTGCTATCGCGAGAATTGCGGGATGGAGCGCACACAGGATGGAGGAGCTTGTAAACGGCGGAAGGATCATAAGACCGGCGTACAAAGGCGTGGCCGGGCATAAAACCTATACACCGATAAAAGAACGTTAA
- a CDS encoding amino acid ABC transporter ATP-binding protein, which produces MSVLSVTNLQKNFGKLKVLKDISFQINDGEIVTIIGSSGSGKSTLLRCMNQLEKVTKGTIEINGHTLVSMNGDTPEYASKEVQKKILMETGFVFQNFNLFPHYSVLRNVMEAPVQVAGIPKEEAREKAFGLLRKLGLEEKADAYPCELSGGQSQRVSIARALALEPKILFFDEPTSALDPELTGEVLKVIKSLADLNMTMVIVTHEMAFAKEISDRVIFMDQGVIVEDAAPEDVFNSANERTREFLGKYHDIA; this is translated from the coding sequence ATGAGTGTTTTATCTGTGACTAATCTCCAGAAAAATTTCGGAAAGCTGAAGGTCTTAAAAGATATTTCTTTCCAAATTAACGACGGAGAGATCGTGACGATCATTGGTTCCTCCGGTTCCGGAAAATCCACGCTGTTAAGATGCATGAATCAGCTGGAAAAGGTGACCAAGGGAACCATCGAGATCAACGGACATACGCTGGTATCCATGAACGGAGACACACCGGAGTATGCGTCAAAAGAGGTACAAAAGAAAATACTGATGGAGACAGGATTTGTTTTTCAGAATTTCAATCTGTTTCCACACTACAGTGTGCTGAGAAATGTCATGGAGGCCCCGGTACAGGTGGCCGGTATCCCGAAAGAAGAGGCCAGGGAGAAGGCATTCGGACTGCTCAGAAAGCTCGGACTCGAAGAAAAGGCCGATGCTTATCCGTGTGAACTGTCAGGCGGACAGTCCCAAAGAGTCTCCATAGCAAGGGCGCTGGCTCTGGAGCCGAAGATTCTGTTCTTCGATGAGCCGACTTCTGCACTGGACCCGGAGCTGACCGGAGAGGTGCTGAAAGTCATTAAATCCCTGGCAGACCTGAATATGACTATGGTGATTGTCACCCATGAGATGGCATTTGCGAAGGAGATCTCAGACCGGGTCATCTTCATGGACCAGGGGGTCATCGTGGAAGACGCGGCTCCGGAGGATGTGTTTAACTCGGCCAATGAGCGGACGAGGGAATTCCTCGGAAAGTACCACGATATTGCCTGA
- a CDS encoding amino acid ABC transporter permease, protein MIDGIIQWFEKLPGIADMLLHNGLDQTLIIFFLTLVFGLTLGLVLALGRMTRFKIIQLPVRFYLLIMRGTPLILQLYGFYFGLNLLLGIRIERTMAAVVAFSLNYAAYFAEIYRSGIQAIPNGQYEAAKVLGFGKAQTFFKIILPQVVKIILPPMGSECMTLVKDTSLAHVIGVMEIYVVAANNMSRSRGMEYLIVAGIFYLIMNMIVSKVFGILEKRMSYYR, encoded by the coding sequence ATGATAGATGGTATCATACAATGGTTTGAAAAACTGCCTGGCATTGCAGATATGCTGTTACATAACGGATTGGATCAGACGCTGATCATCTTTTTCCTCACACTGGTCTTCGGCCTGACACTGGGGCTTGTACTGGCGCTTGGGAGAATGACCAGATTTAAGATCATTCAGCTTCCGGTGCGTTTTTACTTGCTGATTATGAGAGGTACACCGTTGATCCTCCAGTTATACGGTTTTTATTTCGGTCTGAATCTGCTTTTAGGCATACGAATCGAACGGACTATGGCAGCGGTTGTGGCATTTTCTTTAAACTATGCCGCTTATTTTGCGGAGATCTACCGGAGCGGAATTCAGGCGATACCGAACGGACAGTACGAGGCTGCAAAAGTGCTTGGATTCGGTAAGGCACAGACATTCTTTAAGATCATTCTGCCGCAGGTAGTCAAGATCATTCTGCCGCCGATGGGAAGTGAGTGCATGACTCTTGTAAAAGATACTTCCCTGGCACATGTCATCGGTGTCATGGAAATTTATGTGGTCGCAGCCAATAATATGTCCAGAAGCCGCGGGATGGAATATTTGATCGTGGCAGGTATTTTTTATCTGATCATGAATATGATTGTATCTAAAGTTTTTGGCATCCTGGAAAAACGGATGAGTTATTATCGTTAA
- a CDS encoding amino acid ABC transporter substrate-binding protein: MRVKKLLVLCVSAVLAGSMLLAGCSKKEESKTDESLQYVKDNKELILGLDASFPPMGFTDKDQKIVGFDIDMAKEVTKRMGIKLKLQPINWDSKDQELQGKTIDCIWNGLTYSEDRAKEMLCSESYMDNHQVLLVPEKSKIKSLKDIKKQQVGVQKGSTAADAVDQTKELKNAKIVYFGNNVEILNDLGNGCDAAVMDEVVAKYYAKKDPGKFKILNDNLITEKYVIGFRTGDEKLKAEVEKQLKDMKKDGTLAKISKKWFGEDLTTIK; encoded by the coding sequence ATGAGAGTGAAAAAATTATTAGTGCTTTGCGTAAGTGCTGTGCTGGCAGGTTCTATGCTTTTGGCAGGATGTTCAAAGAAAGAAGAAAGTAAGACAGACGAGTCACTTCAGTATGTAAAAGACAACAAAGAATTAATACTGGGATTGGATGCCTCTTTCCCTCCTATGGGATTCACAGACAAGGATCAGAAGATCGTAGGCTTTGACATTGACATGGCAAAAGAAGTCACCAAGAGAATGGGGATCAAATTAAAATTACAGCCGATCAACTGGGATTCCAAAGACCAGGAACTGCAGGGAAAGACCATCGACTGTATCTGGAACGGACTGACATACAGCGAAGACAGGGCAAAAGAGATGCTTTGTTCTGAGTCTTACATGGATAACCACCAGGTGCTGCTCGTACCGGAAAAGAGCAAGATCAAGAGCTTAAAAGATATTAAAAAGCAGCAGGTGGGAGTACAGAAAGGTTCTACGGCCGCAGATGCTGTTGACCAGACAAAAGAATTAAAAAATGCAAAGATTGTATACTTCGGCAACAATGTTGAGATCTTAAATGACCTTGGAAATGGCTGTGATGCAGCTGTCATGGATGAAGTGGTTGCAAAATATTACGCGAAGAAGGACCCGGGAAAATTCAAGATCTTAAATGACAATTTAATTACTGAGAAATATGTTATCGGTTTCCGTACCGGAGATGAAAAACTGAAAGCAGAAGTAGAAAAACAGTTAAAGGATATGAAAAAAGACGGAACACTGGCTAAGATCAGTAAAAAATGGTTTGGCGAAGATCTGACAACAATCAAATAA
- a CDS encoding N-acetylglucosaminidase — MRKKGMKILAMSAVLSISMTASVFAGSLSLRYSGKNRTYKGKQLTFYYKGKKINLGKAPGIQINKVNMLPYYNAIVKNGPKVKRSYNKKTGKLVLTNGKKTITFYKNKKYAYTNGVKRTFTTAPLTVKYRSINKNYILLPAKFTAKYLGISYTYSSSAKRIDYAKPAAASKPDSTVKSNTTTKYNTTLTNYIKKQQAQWKTYGGKTIDYKKYIPVTTDNTNSFQFLRVDTYHAVNSSKFNSTLQTMVSKKSGSVLSGKASVITNTAKTYNLDPLYFLCQTVHESGYGTSTLAKGIKSQNLKDTKLKSQDLKGKIVTGESLIKDSSGEITAFKYIASKDRNSKRKYVKTESGYLEVKTLSAAEQKKTVYNLYGIKAVDAAPQLCGFTYAYNQGWTSVDKAIQGAGKFLSKWYVHNNTYKQNTLYKIRYNQNLNNLWHQYASDPAYAQSIGKLMNTYQSVYSSTSGFIYDTPVFN, encoded by the coding sequence ATGAGAAAAAAAGGAATGAAAATACTCGCTATGTCTGCGGTACTGAGCATCTCGATGACTGCCTCTGTCTTCGCAGGAAGCCTGTCACTGCGGTATTCCGGGAAAAACCGCACATACAAGGGGAAACAGCTCACGTTTTATTATAAAGGAAAAAAGATTAATTTAGGAAAGGCCCCGGGCATCCAGATCAACAAGGTCAACATGCTTCCATATTATAATGCCATCGTAAAGAACGGACCGAAAGTAAAGAGAAGCTACAATAAAAAGACCGGAAAGCTGGTACTGACCAACGGCAAGAAAACGATTACGTTTTATAAGAATAAAAAATATGCCTATACCAACGGGGTGAAACGGACGTTTACCACTGCCCCGCTGACTGTAAAGTATCGGAGCATCAACAAAAACTATATTCTGCTCCCGGCAAAATTTACAGCCAAGTATCTGGGCATCAGCTATACATACTCAAGCTCTGCAAAACGTATTGATTATGCAAAGCCAGCGGCGGCAAGCAAACCCGATTCTACTGTGAAGTCCAATACAACGACAAAATATAATACGACACTGACTAATTACATAAAAAAACAGCAGGCCCAATGGAAAACTTACGGCGGAAAGACGATAGACTATAAAAAATACATTCCTGTAACTACGGATAATACGAACAGTTTTCAATTTCTTCGCGTAGACACTTATCATGCGGTTAATTCTTCTAAGTTTAATTCCACACTCCAGACTATGGTTTCCAAAAAGTCCGGAAGTGTTCTGTCAGGAAAAGCCTCAGTCATTACGAATACTGCAAAGACTTATAATCTCGACCCACTTTATTTTCTTTGCCAGACAGTACATGAAAGCGGTTATGGGACAAGTACTTTGGCTAAAGGAATCAAATCTCAAAATTTAAAAGATACGAAATTAAAGTCTCAAGATTTAAAAGGTAAAATTGTTACCGGTGAATCTCTGATAAAAGACTCTTCCGGTGAGATCACAGCATTTAAGTACATAGCCTCTAAAGATAGAAACAGTAAACGGAAATATGTCAAAACAGAAAGCGGATATTTGGAAGTAAAAACTTTATCCGCAGCGGAGCAGAAAAAAACAGTCTATAACCTCTATGGCATAAAAGCGGTCGATGCTGCTCCACAGTTGTGTGGATTCACTTACGCTTATAATCAGGGCTGGACGAGTGTGGATAAAGCCATTCAGGGCGCCGGTAAATTTTTATCTAAATGGTATGTTCACAACAATACATATAAACAAAATACACTCTATAAAATTCGTTATAACCAAAATCTAAATAATCTCTGGCATCAGTATGCCTCTGACCCGGCCTACGCCCAGTCCATCGGCAAGCTGATGAATACATATCAAAGTGTTTATTCCAGCACCAGCGGATTTATTTATGACACACCAGTATTCAACTAG